From the genome of Triticum aestivum cultivar Chinese Spring chromosome 3B, IWGSC CS RefSeq v2.1, whole genome shotgun sequence, one region includes:
- the LOC123069101 gene encoding transcription factor HY5, whose product MAAQEQEQQAKTSTTSSLPSSSDRSSSSGPNNLKEGGAESDEEIRRVPEMGGGSASSGAGDGKQLQLAAAGGGQAPAGKKRGRAAGDKEQNRLKRLLRNRVSAQQARERKKAYMTELEVKAKDLELRNAELEQKVSTLQNENNTLRQILKNTTAHAGKKPSGGKGGDSGKKHHHHFGKG is encoded by the exons ATGGCGgcgcaggagcaggagcagcaggCCAAGACGAGCACCACCAGCTCGCTGCCGTCCAGCAGCGACCGCTCCTCCAGCTCCGGCCCCAACAACCTCAAGGAAGGAG GCGCGGAGAGCGACGAGGAGATACGGCGGGTGCCGGAGATGGGCGGCGGGTCGGCGTCGTCCGGCGCGGGGGACGGCAAGCAGCTGCAGCTGGCGGCGGCCGGGGGCGGGCAGGCCCCGGCGGGGAAGAAGCGCGGGCGCGCCGCCGGGGACAAGGAGCAGAACCGGCTGAAGCGGCTGCTGCGGAACCGCGTGTCGGCGCAGCAGGCCCGCGAGCGGAAGAAGGCCTACATGACGGAGCTGGAGGTCAAGGCCAAGGACCTCGAGCTCCGCAATGCCGAGCTGGAGCAGAAGGTCTCCACCCTCCAGAACGAGAACAACACGCTCCGCCAG ATACTGAAGAACACGACGGCGCACGCCGGGAAGAAGCCGAGCGGCGGCAAGGGGGGAGACAGCGGCAAGAAgcaccaccaccacttcggcaagGGCTAG
- the LOC123069100 gene encoding ABC transporter C family member 3, translating to MPTVASASSSPFAAAIAEPAALPVFLRPALLHGLGAGAHLLLALAVAARLLFAPAHRGKESAAAVRGGGIRFRWGQFAVRATWALAASEVFLGVYSLVSWYLDNSGTGGGAGWGAPDAVADQADTAARAVAWLLLAAYLQLQYRGRGEERFAAPLKLWWALFLLLSVLALAVHAATSLSYGLPVPALPWARDAVEVLAGVALLVAGFSANTTGGSASEEPLLNGASESRGDDTVDASLFTSAGFLSVLTFSWMGPLLAVGNKKALGLDDVPDLDHADSVAGLLPSFKTNLEAQAGDGSGPKFTAFKLTKALVRTVWWHIAVTALYALIYNLATYVGPYLIDSLVQYLNGDERYASKGKLLVVTFIVAKVFECLSQRHWFFRLQQAGIRARSALVSVVYQKGLSLSSISRQSRTSGEMINIISVDADRVGLFSWYMHDLWLVPLQVGMALFILYSTLGVASLAALGATIVVMLANVPPMKMQEKFQQKLMDCKDVRMKATSEILRNMRILKLQGWEMKFLSKIIDLRTTETSWLKKYLYTSTAATFVFWGAPTFVAVVTFGACMLLGIPLESGKVLSALATFRVLQEPIYNLPDTISMMIQTKVSLDRIASFLCLEELPTDAVERLPSGSSNVAIEVSNGCFSWDGSPELPTLKDLNFEAQQGMRVAVCGTVGSGKSSLLSCILGEVPKLSGEVKTCGTMAYVSQTAWIQSGKIQDNILFGKEMDSEKYDRVLEWCSLKKDLEILPFGDKTVIGERGINLSGGQKQRIQIARALYQDADIYLFDDPFSAVDAHTGSHLFKECLLGALASKTVVYVTHHIEFLPSADLILVMKGGRIAQAGKYNDILGSGEELMELVGAHQDALTALDVIDVANGGSETISSSLSRSLSSAEEKDKQSGKDNGDKVQSGQLVQEEEREKGRVGFWVYWKYLTLAYGGALVPFVLIAQLLFQVLQIASNYWMAWASPVSKDAEPPVSTSTLIYVFVALAVASSLCILIRALFLVTAAYKTATLLFNKMHMAIFRAPMSFFDSTPSGRILNRASTDQSEVDTNIAYQMGSVAFSIIQLVGIIAVMSQVAWQVFLVFVPVIIICFWYQRYYIETARELQRLVGVCKAPIIQHFAESITGSTTIRSFGKEHQFVSTNSHLMDAYSRPKFYNAAAMEWLCFRLDTLSSFTFAFALVFLISLPTGIIDPGIAGLAVTYGLNLNMLQAWVVWSMCNLENKIISVERILQYISIPEEPPLSMSEDKLPHNWPSQGEIQLRDVHVRYAPQLPFVLKGLNVTFPGGMKTGIVGRTGSGKSTLIQALFRIVEPTVGQILVDGVDICTIGLHDLRSRLSIIPQDPTMFEGTVRSNLDPLNEYNDDQIWEALDNCQLGDEVRKKELKLDSPVIENGENWSVGQRQLVCLGRVILKRTKILVLDEATASVDTATDNMIQKTLRENFSEATVITIAHRITSVLDSDMVLLLDNGVAVERDTPAKLLENKSSLFSKLVAEYTIRATHA from the exons ATGCCCACCGTGGCGTCGGCGTCGTCGTCGCCTTTCGCGGCAGCGATAGCGGAGCCGGCCGCCCTCCCCGTCTTCCTGCGGCCAGCGCTCCTCCACGGCCTCGGCGCCGGGgcccacctcctgctcgcgctcgccgTCGCGGCCCGGCTCCTCTTCGCCCCCGCCCACCGCGGCAAGGAATCAGCCGCTGCGGTGAGAGGCGGTGGCATCCGGTTCCGGTGGGGACAGTTCGCTGTCCGCGCCACATGGGCTCTGGCGGCGTCCGAGGTCTTCCTCGGCGTGTACTCGCTCGTCTCGTGGTACCTTGACAACAGTGGCACCGGCGGCGGGGCCGGGTGGGGGGCGCCCGACGCGGTGGCCGACCAGGCGGACACCGCGGCGCGCGCGGTGGCGTGGCTGCTGCTCGCGGCCTACCTGCAGCTCCAGTaccgcggccgcggggaggagcgCTTCGCCGCGCCGCTCAAGCTCTGGTGGGCGCTCTTCCTTCTCCTCTCCGTCCTCGCTCTCGCCGTCCACGCCGCCACGAGCCTCTCCTACGGGCTCCCCGTGCCCGCGCTTCCGTGGGCGCGCGACGCCGTTGAGGTCCTCGCAGGCGTGGCGCTACTCGTCGCCGGGTTCTCTGCCAACACGACGGGCGGCTCTGCTTCCGAGGAGCCTCTGCTCAACGGCGCGAGCGAGAGCCGCGGCGACGACACCGTCGATGCTTCCCTCTTCACGAGCGCCGGCTTCCTCAGCGTCCTCACCTTCTCCTGGATGGGACCCCTGCTCGCCGTCGGCAACAAGAAGGCCCTCGGCCTCGACGACGTCCCTGACCTTGATCATGCCGACAGCGTGGCCGGCCTGCTCCCCTCGTTCAAGACGAACCTGGAGGCGCAAGCCGGCGACGGGTCTGGCCCCAAGTTCACCGCGttcaagctcaccaaggcccttgTGCGCACCGTCTGGTGGCACATCGCGGTGACCGCGCTCTACGCACTCATCTACAACCTGGCCACCTACGTTGGCCCGTACCTCATAGACTCCCTGGTGCAGTACCTCAACGGCGACGAGAGGTACGCCAGCAAGGGGAAGCTCCTTGTTGTCACATTCATCGTAGCCAAGGTGTTTGAGTGCTTGTCACAACGGCACTGGTTCTTCCGGCTACAGCAAGCCGGGATACGTGCTCGCTCCGCGCTCGTCTCCGTCGTGTACCAGAAAGGGCTCTCTCTGTCCAGCATCTCCAGACAGAGCCGCACCAGCGGCGAGATGATCAACATCATCAGCGTGGACGCCGACCGAGTCGGCCTCTTCTCATGGTACATGCACGATCTCTGGTTGGTACCACTCCAAGTAGGCATGGCATTGTTCATCTTGTACTCCACCCTGGGGGTAGCGTCGCTTGCAGCGCTCGGTGCCACCATTGTGGTCATGCTTGCAAATGTGCCTCCCATGAAAATGCAGGAGAAGTTCCAGCAGAAGCTCATGGACTGCAAGGATGTCAGGATGAAGGCGACATCTGAGATCCTGCGCAACATGAGGATTCTTAAACTGCAGGGGTGGGAAATGAAGTTCTTGTCCAAGATCATTGACCTCAGGACCACAGAGACAAGCTGGCTCAAGAAGTACCTTTACACATCGACCGCGGCCACCTTCGTGTTCTGGGGTGCCCCGACCTTCGTCGCTGTGGTAACCTTCGGAGCTTGCATGCTCTTAGGGATACCATTGGAGTCAGGGAAGGTGCTGTCTGCATTGGCCACGTTCCGGGTGCTTCAAGAACCAATATACAACCTTCCTGACACAATCTCGATGATGATTCAGACCAAGGTGTCTCTTGACAGGATAGCATCTTTCCTATGCCTTGAGGAGTTGCCGACGGATGCCGTGGAGAGGCTACCAAGTGGTAGCTCCAATGTTGCAATTGAGGTCAGCAATGGGTGCTTCTCCTGGGACGGCTCACCTGAGCTGCCAACGCTGAAGGACCTGAATTTTGAAGCTCAGCAAGGTATGCGCGTTGCAGTCTGTGGGACGGTCGGCTCTGGAAAATCAAGCTTGCTCTCTTGCATTCTTGGTGAGGTGCCAAAGCTATCAGGAGAGGTCAAGACTTGCGGAACAATGGCATATGTCAGCCAGACGGCATGGATACAGAGCGGCAAAATTCAGGACAACATACTGTTCGGCAAGGAGATGGACAGTGAGAAATATGACAGGGTCCTTGAGTGGTGTTCACTGAAGAAAGACTTGGAGATCTTGCCATTCGGTGACAAGACAGTCATTGGAGAGCGAGGCATAAATCTTAGTGGCGGGCAAAAGCAAAGGATTCAGATAGCCCGAGCTTTGTATCAGGATGCCGACATCTATTTGTTTGATGATCCATTCAGCGCAGTCGATGCTCATACAGGATCCCACCTTTTCAAG GAATGCTTGCTTGGGGCTTTGGCTTCAAAAACAGTGGTTTATGTCACTCACCACATTGAATTCCTGCCTTCAGCTGATCTTATTCTG GTAATGAAAGGTGGGAGAATAGCACAAGCAGGCAAATACAACGATATACTTGGTTCAGGGGAAGAGCTAATGGAACTGGTTGGTGCTCACCAAGATGCTCTCACAGCATTGGATGTGATTGATGTCGCTAATGGAGGCAGTGAGACAATCTCTTCAAGCCTATCCAGGTCATTGTCATCAGCTGAAGAGAAAGATAAACAAAGTGGCAAAGACAACGGTGACAAGGTTCAGAGTGGGCAGCTGGtgcaggaagaagaaagagaaaaaggcAGGGTGGGGTTCTGGGTCTACTGGAAATACCTCACATTGGCTTACGGCGGAGCTCTCGTACCATTTGTGTTGATAGCACAGCTACTTTTCCAAGTACTTCAGATTGCTAGCAATTACTGGATGGCTTGGGCTTCTCCTGTGTCGAAAGACGCTGAGCCTCCAGTGAGCACGTCGACACTGATCTATGTCTTCGTGGCATTGGCTGTTGCAAGTTCGCTATGCATCCTCATAAGGGCACTGTTTCTTGTGACAGCTGCATACAAAACAGCAACTCTGTTGTTCAACAAGATGCATATGGCCATATTCAGAGCTCCTATGTCTTTCTTCGATTCCACTCCAAGTGGGCGCATCTTGAATAGA GCTTCAACTGATCAAAGCGAAGTGGATACAAACATCGCTTACCAGATGGGTTCTGTTGCATTTTCCATCATACAACTAGTTGGAATTATTGCGGTTATGTCTCAGGTAGCATGGCAGGTGTTTCTTGTGTTCGTTCCTGTGATCATTATCTGTTTCTGGTACCAG CGCTACTACATTGAGACGGCCAGAGAGCTGCAAAGGCTGGTAGGGGTTTGCAAAGCTCCTATCATACAACATTTTGCTGAATCAATTACTGGATCAACCACCATCAGAAGTTTTGGCAAAGAACATCAGTTTGTATCAACTAATAGCCATCTAATGGATGCCTACTCTCGACCGAAATTCTACAATGCTGCAGCAATGGAGTGGCTTTGTTTCCGCTTGGATACGCTGTCGTCCTTCACATTTGCATTCGCTTTGGTATTTCTGATCAGTCTACCAACTGGTATCATCGATCCAG GTATTGCTGGTCTCGCGGTCACATATGGGCTTAACTTGAACATGCTGCAAGCATGGGTTGTGTGGAGCATGTGCAATTTGGAGAACAAGATCATATCAGTAGAAAGAATTCTGCAATACATAAGCATTCCTGAAGAGCCCCCACTTTCAATGTCAGAAGATAAGTTGCCCCATAACTGGCCGTCACAGGGAGAAATTCAGCTTCGTGACGTCCAT GTAAGATATGCTCCACAACTACCATTTGTTCTGAAGGGCCTTAACGTCACTTTCCCTGGAGGCATGAAGACTGGTATTGTTGGAAGAACAGGCAGTGGTAAATCAACACTCATACAGGCCCTTTTCCGTATTGTCGAGCCTACTGTCGGTCAGATACTGGTAGATGGTGTTGACATCTGCACCATCGGGCTGCATGATCTGAGATCTAGACTTAGCATCATTCCACAAGATCCAACGATGTTTGAGGGAACTGTGAGGAGCAACCTTGACCCTCTTAACGAGTACAATGACGATCAGATCTGGGAG GCCTTGGATAACTGTCAGCTGGGAGATGAGGTCAGGAAGAAGGAGCTGAAACTCGACTCACCAG TGATCGAGAACGGAGAGAACTGGAGCGTGGGCCAGCGCCAGCTAGTCTGTCTTGGAAGAGTGATTCTGAAACGGACCAAGATACTGGTTCTGGACGAAGCCACTGCTTCAGTGGATACCGCGACAGACAACATGATTCAGAAAACACTACGTGAGAACTTCTCGGAGGCGACGGTCATCACGATTGCGCATCGAATCACCTCGGTCCTCGACAGCGACATGGTTCTGCTCCTCGACAACG GTGTGGCCGTGGAGCGTGACACGCCGGCCAAGCTGCTGGAGAACAAGTCGTCTCTGTTCTCAAAGCTTGTGGCGGAGTACACGATCAGAGCGACGCACGCGTAG